The Pseudomonas sp. GD03919 region GGCACGACCCTGGTTGTGGTGACGCACGATACCGGGATTGCCGATCGCATGGCTCGTTGCATTCAAGTCCGCGATGGCCGGATCGAGGAAGCGGGACATGCCTAGACGTGCTGCCATCACACTGACCTCATCGCATGGCTACGGCCCCTCATGGCTGCACCTGGTGCGCGAACCCGTGGAGAATCTGCGCCAGCTCGGTCGCCGTGCCGTTCTGGCGCTGCTGGGGATCGCCGTGGGCTGCATGGCCGTCGTTGCCCTGCTGAACATCGGGCACAACGCCGAACGTGAAGCCATGAACGTCTTCAAGGGGATGGGCAGCGATCTGCTTGTGGCAAACGTGCAGATCCCCGGCAGCGGCCGCAGCGAGGCGTTACCGAACGTCGCCACACTGGATACCGCCGCGTTGCGCCAGGCCATCCCCGACATTACAGCGGCAGCTCCTCTCATCCTGACCAGTAGTGACGCCCGGCTTAAAGGCCATGCTCTGAGTACAACAATACTGGGCAGCAATGCCGACCTGCCCGGCGTGCTGGATCTCCAACTGGCGCAGGGGCGTTTCCTGAGCCAGTTCGATACGCACAGTACCCATGCGGTGCTGGGTGCGAATGTCGCAGCGGCGTGGGAAAACGCAGGCATCCATGCCCAGCCCGGCGACCGCATTCAGATCGGCGGTTATCTGTTTCAGGTGATCGGCATCCTGCAACCCGCAGGCCAGAACCCATTGCTTCCCGCCCCGCCGGACGACGCCATTTTGCTGCCACTGGAAGGCATGCGACGCATCATCCCCAGTCCGCAGATCACCAGCGTACTGGCCCGCAACCCCAACGGCGCAACGCTGGTGCAAACCTCCCCCGCCCTGCAGCAATGGGTGGAAGGCAGGATGCCCGGCTATGAGGTCAACGTGCAAATTCCCCGACTGTTGCTTGAGGGCATGGCGAAACAGTCACGCCTGTTTTCCTGGCTGCTGGCAGGACTGGGCAGTATCGCCCTGCTGGTCGGCGGCATCGGCGTCATGAATGTCATGGTGATGAACGTCGCCGAGCGCCGCCGTGAGATAGGCGTGCGTATGGCGCTCGGCGCTCGCCCCAGGGACATTGCCAGGCTCTTCCTGCTGGAAGCGGTTGTACTGGCCGCCACCGGGGCACTGGCTGGCGCGGCTGTTGGCCTGATCATGGCCTGGGCCTTCGTTCACTACTCGGGCTGGTCTGACTTCTCATTCTCGGCGGCGGCATTGCCGCTCGGTATTGGCAGCGCCATCGCAACCGGCCTGTTTTTCGGGCTGTCGCCTGCGATGGCGGCTGCGCGCCTCACCCCGGTACAGGCGTTGCGTGATGCGTAAAGTGTCTATCCTCATCGCACTCATGCTGATGGCCCCTGTCGTTGCGCAGGCGAGGACAGATGGGGCGCTGCGCCCATCCCAGGCGACCCGCCAGGGTCAGCCATCATCGACGACGGCCAGCATTTCACTCAATGCCGAGACCATCGAGTTGACCCTGAGCGACGCGATCTATCTGGGGCTGCGCGACAACCGCGCCATCCGCAGCGCCTATCTCGATCGCATTGCCCAGAAATTCGACCTGCGCGTGGCGGAAGACCGCTTCACACCCAAACTGGTGCTCAGCGGCGGCTATCTTTCCAGCCGGAATCAGGATGACCGTTACCGGGAAAGCACCGTAACCCCCACAACCACATTGCTGACGCCCTATGGCACCCGCGTAAGCCTGGGCTGGACGTACCGCCATACGCAGGCCGACCAGGCCGGGCTGTCACGCAATGACGGGGCCAACATTTCTCTGATCCAGCCGTTGTTACGCGGCGCAGGCAAGGATATTGCGACAGCACCGGTGCGCCTGGCGCGGCTATCCGAGCAGGCCAACCGGCTCAACCTGAAATCCACTGTCTCGCAGACCATCACGCAAGTGATTGCGTCCTACCGCACCCTGCTGCAGGCACAGGAGCAGTTGAAGATTTCCAGGGAATCGTTGCAACGCGCCCGTCAGTTGCTTGAAGTCAACCGCGCCATGATCGCTGCCGGACGCATGGCCGAGTTTGAAATCGTGCAGACAGAGGCCGAAGTCGCCTCACAGGAACTGGCCTATGAAGAGGCCCGCAATCAGACGGATACCGCACGGCTTGCCCTGTTGCAGCTACTCGCCCTGAATCTGAATACGCCGATAGTCGCCACCGAGGCACTGCAGGCGCGGCGCGTGGACGTCAATGCCGCTGAGGCGCTCCGGCAAGCCGAAGCCTTGCAACCCGCCTGGCTC contains the following coding sequences:
- a CDS encoding TolC family protein, coding for MRKVSILIALMLMAPVVAQARTDGALRPSQATRQGQPSSTTASISLNAETIELTLSDAIYLGLRDNRAIRSAYLDRIAQKFDLRVAEDRFTPKLVLSGGYLSSRNQDDRYRESTVTPTTTLLTPYGTRVSLGWTYRHTQADQAGLSRNDGANISLIQPLLRGAGKDIATAPVRLARLSEQANRLNLKSTVSQTITQVIASYRTLLQAQEQLKISRESLQRARQLLEVNRAMIAAGRMAEFEIVQTEAEVASQELAYEEARNQTDTARLALLQLLALNLNTPIVATEALQARRVDVNAAEALRQAEALQPAWLSQLIYSEQATINLAVARNDRLWDVSLVGGASQIRDRNTLSGSARTWENYVGIQVEIPIGDLSTRQAEVQAQVNVRNQEIQLAEARQQLERDVANAVRDIGTRWRQYEIAQRALDLSRRKLEIEREKLTVGRSSNFQVLSFENDLRNAENARLNALISYLNAQAELDQTLGTTLESWDISLND
- a CDS encoding ABC transporter permease — its product is MPIAWLVAFKSAMAGSRKRDMPRRAAITLTSSHGYGPSWLHLVREPVENLRQLGRRAVLALLGIAVGCMAVVALLNIGHNAEREAMNVFKGMGSDLLVANVQIPGSGRSEALPNVATLDTAALRQAIPDITAAAPLILTSSDARLKGHALSTTILGSNADLPGVLDLQLAQGRFLSQFDTHSTHAVLGANVAAAWENAGIHAQPGDRIQIGGYLFQVIGILQPAGQNPLLPAPPDDAILLPLEGMRRIIPSPQITSVLARNPNGATLVQTSPALQQWVEGRMPGYEVNVQIPRLLLEGMAKQSRLFSWLLAGLGSIALLVGGIGVMNVMVMNVAERRREIGVRMALGARPRDIARLFLLEAVVLAATGALAGAAVGLIMAWAFVHYSGWSDFSFSAAALPLGIGSAIATGLFFGLSPAMAAARLTPVQALRDA